A single window of Gossypium hirsutum isolate 1008001.06 chromosome A10, Gossypium_hirsutum_v2.1, whole genome shotgun sequence DNA harbors:
- the LOC107897336 gene encoding endoglucanase 25-like (The RefSeq protein has 1 frameshift compared to this genomic sequence) encodes MSMYGRDPWGGPLEINAADSATDDDRSRNLQDLDRAALSRPLDETQQSWLLGPSEQKKKKKYVDLGCIIVSRKIFVWTVGTLVVSAVLAGLITLIVKTVPRHHHGKAPPDNYTLTLHKALMFFNAQRSGKLPKHNNVSWRGNSCLRDGKSDPGTTMKDLVGGYYDAGDAIKFNFPASFAMTMLSWSVIEYSAKYEAAGELNHVKEIIKWGTDYLLKTFNNSADTIDKIAAQVGVGDTSGGSTTPNDHYCWMRPEDIDYPRPVYECHSCSDLAAEMAAALAAASIVFKDNKAYSQKLVHGARTVFQFARDQRGRYSAGGSDPALFYNSSSYWDEFVWGGAWLYYATGNSSYLQLATHPKLAKHAGAFWGGPDYGVLSWDNKLAGAQVLLSRLRLFLSPGYPYEEILRTFHNQTSIVMCSFLPVFTSFNRTKGGLIQLNHGRPQPLQYVVNAAFLAALYSDYLDAADTPGWYCGPNFYSTDVLREFAKTQMDYILGKNPRKMSYVVGFGNHYPKHVHHRGASIPKNKIRYNCKGGWKWRDSKKPNPNTLVGAMVAGPDKHDGFHDVRTNYNYTEPTLAGNAGLVAALVALSGDKSTGIDKNTIFSAVPPMFPTPPPPPAPWKP; translated from the exons ATGAGCATGTACGGGAGAGATCCCTGGGGAGGGCCGCTGGAGATAAACGCGGCTGATTCCGCCACTGATGATGACAGGAGTAGGAATCTGCAAGACCTGGACAGGGCTGCGCTCTCTCGCCCTTTGGACGAGACGCAGCAGAGCTGGCTGCTTGGCCCCAGCGagcagaagaagaagaagaagtacgTTGATCTCGGGTGCATCATTGTCAGCCGCAAGATCTTTGTCTGGACGGTTGGGACCTTGGTCGTCTCAGCCGTCCTTGCCGGATTAATCACCTTAATCGTCAAGACCGTTCCACGTCATCACCACGGCAAGGCTCCCCCTGATAACTACACTCTCACACTTCACAAAGCCCTCATGTTCTTCAATGCTCAGCGTT CCGGGAAGTTACCCAAGCATAATAACGTGTCCTGGAGAGGAAACTCGTGCCTCCGAGATGGCAAGTCCGATCCCGGCACTACAATGAAGGATCTGGTCGGCGGTTACTACGACGCTGGAGATGCCATCAAGTTCAACTTCCCTGCATCTTTTGCCATGACCATGTTGAGCTGGAGCGTCATTGAGTACAGTGCTAAATACGAGGCTGCCGGTGAACTCAATCATGTTAAGGAGATTATCAAATGGGGTACTGATTATCTGCTCAAGACCTTCAACAATTCAGCTGATACCATAGATAAGATTGCAGCGCAG GTTGGAGTAGGAGATACATCCGGAGGCAGTACCACACCCAATGATCATTATTGCTGGATGCGCCCTGAGGACATTGATTACCCGCGCCCTGTCTATGAATGTCACAGCTGCTCCGATCTTGCTGCTGAAATGGCTGCTGCTTTGGCTGCTGCTTCCATTGTTTTCAAAGACAACAAGGCGTACTCTCAAAAGCTTGTCCATGGTGCACGGACAGTCTTTCAGTTTGCCAGGGATCAAAGAGGCAGATATAGTGCTGGTGGTTCTGACCCTGCCCTCTTTTATAACTCCTCCAGTTACTGGGATGAGTTTGTTTGGGGTGGAGCTTGGTTATACTACGCCACTGGGAATTCTTCCTACCTTCAGTTGGCTACTCATCCTAAACTTGCCAAGCATGCTGGTGCATTCTGGGGAGGCCCAGATTATGGCGTTCTGAGCTGGGACAACAAGCTTGCTGGTGCTCAG GTGCTTCTGAGCCGGTTGAGATTGTTTTTAAGTCCTGGGTATCCATATGAGGAAATATTGAGAACGTTTCACAATCAAACCAGCATAGTTATGTGCTCATTCCTTCCAGTTTTTACTAGCTTTAATAGAACTAAAG GCGGTTTGATTCAGTTAAACCATGGTAGGCCTCAGCCTCTGCAGTATGTTGTCAATGCAGCCTTCTTAGCCGCATTATACAGTGATTATCTTGATGCTGCTGATACACCTGGATGGTATTGTGGTCCCAATTTCTATTCAACTGATGTCTTGCGTGAATTTGCCAAAACCCAG ATGGATTACATCCTTGGCAAAAATCCTCGGAAAATGAGCTATGTTGTGGGTTTTGGTAACCATTACCCAAAACATGTTCACCATAGAGGTGCATCTATCCCTAAGAATAAGATCAGATATAACTGTAAGGG ATGGAAATGGAGGGATTCAAAAAAGCCAAACCCGAATACGCTGGTGGGAGCCATGGTTGCTGGACCTGACAAGCATGATGGATTTCACGATGTTCGCACCAACTACAACTACACTGAACCAACTCTTGCAGGCAATGCTGGTTTGGTTGCTGCACTTGTGGCATTGTCTGGTGACAAGTCAACTGGAATTGACAAGAATACCATATTTTCTGCAGTTCCACCAATGTTTCCCACACCGCCACCACCTCCAGCACCTTGGAAGCCATAA